A window from Flavobacterium gyeonganense encodes these proteins:
- a CDS encoding PorP/SprF family type IX secretion system membrane protein — protein MKLYIKSLETYLILICSIITFSANAQQDPQYTQYMYNTMAVNPAYAGSTGTVEATLLHRSQWVGISGAPETQSFSIHAPLRNEKVGLGLSVVNDKIGPSSELYLDGNFSYSLALGYEKRLAFGLKAGMRMLNIDWTKGRYYDPNDVLLNQNIDNQMKLAVGAGVYYYTDKWYLGFSIPSFIENDYYDDVQESINYDRLHYFLMGGYVFDLNPNLKFKPAFLVKAVSGAPLTTDVSANFMLYEKFVIGGSYRTDDSVSILAGFQISQSFYVGYAFDYTTSQLNKYNDGTHEFILKYQFNKNQSKIKSPRFF, from the coding sequence ATGAAACTATATATAAAATCATTAGAAACGTATTTAATCTTAATATGTTCTATAATCACATTTAGTGCAAATGCACAACAAGATCCTCAGTATACACAATATATGTACAATACTATGGCGGTAAATCCGGCTTATGCCGGGTCTACCGGTACTGTAGAAGCTACACTTTTGCATCGTTCACAGTGGGTTGGTATTTCAGGTGCTCCGGAAACACAATCATTTTCTATTCATGCACCGCTTAGAAATGAAAAAGTAGGCCTGGGTTTAAGTGTTGTTAATGATAAAATTGGCCCTTCAAGCGAGTTGTATCTTGATGGGAACTTTTCATATTCCCTTGCATTAGGTTATGAAAAAAGACTGGCCTTTGGTTTGAAAGCCGGTATGAGAATGTTAAATATCGACTGGACTAAAGGAAGGTACTACGATCCTAATGATGTTTTGTTGAATCAAAATATTGACAACCAGATGAAATTAGCGGTTGGGGCAGGGGTATATTATTATACTGACAAATGGTATTTAGGATTTTCAATTCCAAGCTTTATCGAAAACGATTATTATGATGATGTTCAGGAATCTATAAACTATGATCGTTTACATTATTTTTTAATGGGAGGTTATGTATTTGATTTGAATCCGAATTTAAAATTCAAACCGGCGTTTTTAGTAAAAGCAGTGAGCGGAGCTCCACTTACAACTGATGTTTCTGCAAACTTTATGCTTTATGAAAAATTTGTTATAGGTGGGTCTTATCGTACAGATGATTCTGTAAGTATTCTGGCAGGTTTTCAGATATCACAAAGCTTTTATGTCGGATATGCTTTTGATTATACTACAAGTCAATTGAATAAGTATAATGATGGTACGCATGAATTTATTCTGAAATACCAGTTTAATAAAAATCAAAGCAAAATCAAATCTCCAAGATTCTTCTAA
- a CDS encoding OmpA family protein, which translates to MKKLYILSLVLSFTVCFAQTNLKKADALFKNYSYADASKAYEEILQNIKKPSTQTLKNAADSYYFISDSRNALKWYRKLYEAQGNNLTDIYYLRYIQSMKAVMDYDEANRVTKEYLDKKGDKNEINRYVAQKKQMDSLAKAKSLYEIKDLDINTSKSDFGATFFQDKIVFTSARDTTKFSEKLYTWNNQPFLNLYVAERNAADGSLFNETVFLPNVMTKYHEATATFDADGKTIYYSTNIVKNNKLVVDETKTNNFQIIKGSIVDNKLENPQKVFFNSEDYSVGHPSLSEDGKWLFFASDMPGGYGETDLYVVKIASDGTMSSPKNLGPKINTIGNDLFPFFSKNVLYFSSDGHYGWGDLDIYESKFLSDESFSDPRNLGAPINSNKDDFAFVIDKTGRFGYMSSNREGGKGDDDIYSFVKKEPVCNQTISGIAVDRKTKQPLTDVSIMGYNSFSDILGETKTNFEGKYALVVPCGKTVKMIAAKPNYSSDEKTVETTLENEGEIPNINFELSNYDDLVVKKKGVEKVDVKPIYFDYDKYDITPLAIEELSKVVFIMQKFPNIRIKIESHTDSRGKDFYNLKLSDNRAKSTRDYIISQNIDASRIESAIGYGESRLINKCKNGVKCTEEEHLLNRRSDFIIIQK; encoded by the coding sequence ATGAAAAAACTATATATCCTAAGTCTGGTTTTGAGCTTTACGGTTTGTTTTGCTCAGACTAATTTAAAAAAGGCAGATGCGTTGTTTAAGAACTACTCGTATGCTGATGCTTCAAAAGCGTACGAAGAAATTTTGCAAAACATAAAAAAGCCTTCGACACAAACATTAAAGAATGCTGCTGACTCGTATTATTTTATTTCCGACTCCAGAAACGCACTAAAATGGTACCGAAAATTGTATGAAGCTCAGGGAAATAACTTAACCGATATCTATTATTTGCGTTACATTCAGTCTATGAAAGCTGTTATGGATTACGATGAAGCAAACAGGGTTACAAAAGAATATCTTGATAAAAAAGGGGATAAAAATGAAATCAACCGATACGTTGCTCAAAAAAAGCAAATGGATAGTCTGGCTAAAGCAAAATCGCTTTACGAAATAAAAGATCTCGATATCAACACCAGTAAGTCTGATTTTGGAGCTACATTTTTTCAGGATAAAATTGTTTTTACTTCGGCGAGGGATACAACAAAGTTTAGCGAAAAACTATATACATGGAACAATCAGCCTTTCCTTAATTTATATGTGGCTGAAAGAAATGCTGCAGATGGAAGTTTATTCAATGAAACGGTGTTTTTGCCAAACGTAATGACCAAATATCACGAAGCGACAGCTACTTTTGATGCCGATGGAAAAACAATTTACTACTCAACCAATATTGTTAAAAACAACAAACTGGTTGTAGATGAAACAAAAACTAATAATTTTCAAATTATTAAAGGTTCGATAGTTGATAATAAATTAGAAAACCCGCAAAAAGTATTTTTTAACAGTGAGGATTATTCTGTAGGGCATCCTTCTCTAAGTGAAGATGGGAAATGGCTTTTCTTTGCATCGGATATGCCTGGAGGATATGGTGAAACTGATTTGTATGTAGTAAAAATTGCTTCTGATGGCACAATGAGTTCTCCTAAAAATTTAGGCCCGAAAATTAATACTATCGGGAATGATCTTTTTCCGTTTTTTAGCAAAAACGTGCTTTATTTTTCTTCTGATGGACATTACGGATGGGGAGATCTGGATATTTATGAAAGTAAATTTTTATCAGACGAAAGCTTTTCTGACCCAAGAAATCTGGGGGCTCCTATAAATAGCAATAAAGATGATTTTGCTTTTGTAATTGATAAAACGGGTCGGTTTGGTTACATGTCTTCAAACAGGGAAGGCGGAAAAGGGGATGATGATATTTATTCTTTTGTAAAAAAAGAACCAGTTTGCAATCAGACTATTTCAGGAATTGCAGTAGATCGTAAAACAAAGCAGCCTCTTACTGATGTTAGCATTATGGGATATAATTCTTTTAGTGATATTCTTGGAGAAACAAAAACGAATTTTGAAGGAAAATATGCTCTGGTCGTTCCATGCGGTAAAACAGTTAAAATGATTGCAGCAAAGCCCAATTACAGCAGTGATGAAAAAACAGTAGAAACTACTTTAGAAAACGAAGGAGAGATTCCAAATATTAATTTTGAACTTAGCAATTATGATGATTTGGTGGTAAAGAAAAAAGGTGTTGAAAAAGTAGATGTAAAACCAATTTATTTTGATTATGACAAATACGACATAACTCCTTTGGCTATCGAAGAATTATCAAAAGTGGTTTTTATTATGCAAAAATTCCCAAATATTCGTATCAAAATTGAATCGCATACTGATTCCCGGGGAAAAGATTTTTATAACCTTAAACTTTCTGATAACAGGGCAAAATCAACACGCGATTATATTATTTCGCAAAATATTGATGCTTCAAGAATAGAAAGTGCCATTGGTTACGGAGAAAGCCGATTAATCAATAAATGTAAAAACGGCGTAAAATGCACCGAAGAAGAACATTTATTAAACCGGCGCTCGGATTTCATTATTATTCAAAAATAA
- a CDS encoding bifunctional metallophosphatase/5'-nucleotidase, with amino-acid sequence MKRREFIEKTAAGTALLSLGLSLSSFETNDIKHLTVLHTNDVHSHIDPFPADDPRNPNKGGVSRRAALIETIRKENPNVLLLDAGDIFQGTPYFNYYGGELEFKLMSMMKYDASAIGNHDFDNGLDGLYAQMPHASFDFICSNYDFKNTIMNGLVKPYKIFNKNGIKVGVFGLGIELAGLVDKKMYKETVYNNPVEIAQDMTQLLKKEEKCDLVICLSHLGYKYKENEAKICDLKLAELTQDIDLIIGGHTHTFLDKPTIVKNKSGEDVLINQVGCYGINLGRIDFYFDKNKSHTNQGKSIIV; translated from the coding sequence ATGAAAAGAAGAGAATTTATTGAGAAAACCGCTGCGGGGACGGCTTTATTAAGCCTGGGTCTGTCATTGAGCAGTTTTGAGACAAACGATATAAAGCATCTAACTGTTCTGCACACTAACGATGTGCACAGCCATATAGATCCTTTTCCGGCTGATGACCCTCGTAATCCAAACAAAGGCGGGGTATCGCGTAGAGCTGCTCTCATTGAAACCATTCGAAAAGAAAATCCAAATGTGCTTTTACTAGATGCCGGAGACATCTTTCAGGGAACCCCTTATTTCAATTATTATGGTGGAGAACTTGAATTCAAACTAATGAGCATGATGAAATATGATGCTTCTGCAATTGGAAACCATGATTTTGACAATGGTCTTGATGGATTGTACGCACAAATGCCGCATGCCAGTTTTGATTTTATCTGCTCGAATTATGATTTTAAAAATACAATCATGAACGGACTTGTAAAACCATATAAAATTTTCAATAAAAATGGAATTAAGGTTGGTGTTTTTGGTTTAGGAATAGAACTTGCAGGATTGGTTGACAAAAAAATGTACAAGGAAACTGTTTACAATAATCCTGTAGAAATTGCGCAGGATATGACGCAATTGTTAAAGAAAGAAGAGAAATGTGACCTTGTCATCTGTCTTTCTCACCTAGGCTATAAATACAAAGAAAACGAGGCAAAAATTTGTGACTTAAAATTAGCCGAACTAACACAAGACATTGATTTGATTATTGGCGGTCATACACATACCTTTTTGGACAAACCTACTATTGTAAAAAATAAATCAGGCGAAGATGTTCTGATAAATCAGGTAGGATGCTACGGAATAAATTTAGGTAGAATCGATTTTTACTTTGACAAAAATAAATCCCACACTAATCAAGGGAAATCAATTATTGTTTGA